The genomic DNA ACCAGCACCAGCCGTTCGCGCCGGCTGAATCCGAGGACGGGGCTGAGACGCCGGCGGGAGATATCACCGAGACGCTCGAATCGTTGGATGTCTCCGAGGCGGTTCGAGACCAGGTCTTCGACGAGGAGTGGCGCGAGTCGGTCGCCGGCGACGGCGACGGCGCGACGGTGCCCCCGGAGCCAGAGCGTGACGTGCTTGGCTTCCTGGCGACCCACGGCAAGGCCTACGATGAGGAAAGCGGCAAGGCGGTCGGCTACGAGGACTGGCAGCAGGAGGTCTTGGAGCTGCTTCGAAAGGAGGCCCACTACTTCGCCCCACAGAAGCTGACGAAGGTGATGAACGAGGGGTGGGCGGCCTACTACGAATCGCTGATGATGGCCGACGAGCGCTTCGCCGACGCCGACGAGTTCATCTCGTATGCCGACCACATGGCGCAGGTGCTTGGCTCGCCGGGGTTGAATCCCTACAAGCTGGGCTTCGAGCTGTGGCAGTACGTCGAGAACCGACGGAACCGCCGGGAGGTCATCGAGCGGCTGCTCCGGGTCGACGGGGTGACGTGGCGGAATTTCGACGACACCGTCGACCTCGATGCGGTTCGTGACCGACTCGAGCCCGCACCGGAAGTCGCCGACCCCGTGAGCCATCTCGACGCGCTCGACCCCGACGATGAGCGGGTTGACACCGAAGCGCTCTCAGCGGCGCGGGACGGCGACATCGATGTCGAGTCCTACCCGTGGAAGCTGCTCACCTACGAGGGGCTGGCCGAGCGGCATTACTCACTGGTCAAACCCCAGCACCGCGGGTTTCTCAAAGCGGTCACCAAACAGGAACTCGAACAGGTCGCCAGATACCTCTTCGACACCGAGCGCTACGACGCTATCGAGGAGGCGGTCGACGATGTCGACCGCACGGCCGGCTGGGACCGGATGCACGAGGTCCGGGAGAGCCACAACGACGTGACGTTTATCGATGCGTTCCTCACCGACGAGTTCGTCGAGG from Natronomonas pharaonis DSM 2160 includes the following:
- a CDS encoding SpoVR family protein is translated as MTTNDRFHKQRVAGQLEEPAHEANALARKLGLDPFDVNYWIIDYDEMNELVAYGGFQRRYPHWRWGMSYDRQRKQRQFLGGKAFEIVNNDDPSNAFLQVSNDMADQKAVITHVEAHADFFKNNEWFRLFDTSPDAAAMLERHAETVEEYISDPDISREDIEAWIDHILCLEDNIDQHQPFAPAESEDGAETPAGDITETLESLDVSEAVRDQVFDEEWRESVAGDGDGATVPPEPERDVLGFLATHGKAYDEESGKAVGYEDWQQEVLELLRKEAHYFAPQKLTKVMNEGWAAYYESLMMADERFADADEFISYADHMAQVLGSPGLNPYKLGFELWQYVENRRNRREVIERLLRVDGVTWRNFDDTVDLDAVRDRLEPAPEVADPVSHLDALDPDDERVDTEALSAARDGDIDVESYPWKLLTYEGLAERHYSLVKPQHRGFLKAVTKQELEQVARYLFDTERYDAIEEAVDDVDRTAGWDRMHEVRESHNDVTFIDAFLTDEFVEANDYFTYEYTHTTEDFRATSTDAADVKKKLMLQFTNFGKPTIAVHDGNFRNRNELLLAHHYNGVQLDIEQAKQTLERVFELWGRPVALKTIVKELSDHDIEVARRQDREPEPTEQGKLIRFDGEDFEIEDLPDEEIEDITATDVDYDTKPDEWL